Sequence from the Plasmodium berghei ANKA genome assembly, chromosome: 3 genome:
TTTCTTATAATATGCAATTGAATCCTTGCTGAATTTATGATATAATTTGTAATCATCCGTACTTGTAGCATGTTGTTTCAATAACAGTTCAGCTTCATTCATAAGTGTTTCTGCTTCTTTAGTTTCTTCAGGGTCCATGTATAAGTCGAAGGAGGCTTGCTTACTTGTTCCTTCTGAATAATCATTGGGAAAGGTAGGcattttaatttgtaaagaaaaaagataaatgCATTTATAGACTgatatttttactattcAATCTTATGTAGGTATACATTTCCATAAATATGCATTACATTCTCATATATGGAAGATGTAAATGCACAATTATATTCGACGTGAATATATACACTGTCTATGTTTTTACGTGATAGATGATCGAATAAATTTTCGTAAAGCTTCAATATTTGAATCAACCTCACTTGTAAGGGTTTTATTGCTCATATATATGGATGAGAtcaaaagagaaaaaatgattttaataaacaaaatattaataaatttaattatattttttttagattaAAAACTATAAATTAGTAATTAGAAAAgctatataaataaaattggaaTCGAAGCAACAAATATTcgaaaaaacaataaaaataagatttatttaaaaaaaatatatttaaatctcaattttgtataactttattatatttataaattcaagatatattatatttaattagtTTGATTGGAAGCAGTGGATAACCAAAGCTTTCATAAATAACGAATgtgtataatattatggGTTTTGATTTATCAAATgttatgataaataaaaataaacaaatttaattatttaatatctttaatggtgcattattaatatacaatttttttgagtTGTATAACTCATTCAACTAAAACATactttaaaataaaacttataaaatatgcCATTATGTAtggaattatatatgtataccTTTCGCATGTTACAAAGCTGTATAATTTTAGCTATCACCAACGCcaacaatttaaaatataaagaaaattatataagaaatatatttagtttaatgaatattttttaatatatatgatttgaatataattatacatataatatgctggcaattatataaaaactatAGCTTTGTTATTTCTTTCTATTTGTTTTGAAcgtaaaacatattttatatttagcaagatatataatataaaataaaaaacttaaaatacaaaaaatatttttattttttagttaCAATTGTCTCGGTGTTAAGGTGTTTATGGTTCTATTTCTGGGTCAAAGATGGTTTAATTGGCtcatatttaataatatttggTTGTTTAAAAGTctattaaataaacaaataaatatatttatatataagatAGTGATCCTGCGTAATTCTTATGAggtatttttaaataaccATAAACACattgtttttttagaaGACATGGATAATACATTTATGCTAAAAGCTTCAAAGAGTTATCCTATATAGATAAGAAAAGAAAGAATTGAAGATcctaataatattattttttcgagGTTTATGTGTCTCGTTTgatttaattttgaaaCACTTATTAGTTTAAAATCTTCTCAAATagtatacataaataaaaattcgtttaaatatatgaaatatcCCCCCGAATTTTAGCCTATAGATGATGTCTATATTTGTAAACACAAAAAGGgtgataataattaaatgaaaggaccatcataaataaaagatcTTCATAAGTTATAACAGTTATATTTGTAGTATTCACAAAATTAATacgtatatatacattctaatattaaaaaacaaacaaataatatacaaaaaaaaattttattatgataatataaagcAATCATTATGCATGGaaataaattgttttattaacataaaTTCTCTAATATTACGTTgctgaaaaatatatgtttatttatgaggtagaaaacaatataaatattttctaatCATACGTTTTAGGGAAATGGGAGCATGGCAACTAACCTAAGAAAAAAGACATAAATggatgaatatataaaatgtttaaatattttgcaaattatagaatatattataaatatatgcatttatttaaaacaatatttttttttaaattattgaaataggttattaaaatatatatatcgcTTACAGATTCGATGTAGGTGATATCAGAATAGCcgtcttttttttcaatgaGATATCCAGCTATGTTAATAaacgttttttttaactttcCTTTTCTAATATCATCTTCAGAATCAATGTCAGTTTTGAATAAGTTTGCGCTTTCTACTATTGTGTTTTGATATGGTTCAGTGGAAAGGTTGTGATCATTTATATCTGCTGAAGCCATGACTAATACAGTCTTGTTTTTTGATACctacaaaattaataaaattgtattgcataaattattgtgaataatatgaaaaatacaatttatAACGGAATAGAAGAGGAAATTTTTCCTTACTTCAAATTTTGCAGATAaagcataaaaatatttatgaacgGACGAAAACGGATTTTTGTAACGCTGTTGTACCATTACTAAATTTGGATTGTACACACGGAcaacttttaaaaaaaataataatttcgtattatgtaaattaaaataacatGAATTTGAAGATATGGGAAACAATAAATAGTATCATATAACAATAGCAATAATAAATCACGAAATGTCGAATGAATAGTAACAATAATATGTTGATTtgattaattatttatgttttgtATACTTTTAATAGAGCCagtatttataaaaacgACATTATCTGGATCCCATAACTCGTTTATTAGTTCATTATACTAATGGAAACAAAgagaaatatatgtatataaattataataatttttttattttaatttggtTTATAACTTTAATATTGTTCATTAATTGATACCTGGTCGGAACCATAAATtgcatatttaatttttagaACATTTGTAAGTTTTTTatgtctttttttataaaaaaatgtattacCACTAGGATTTGTATCAAATAATTCATAATCATCTATACTTGTAGCATGATATACTAATTGCGATACAGCTTCTTTCATAACTTCATCTGCTTTTACAGTTTCTTCTGGATCGGTACATAATAAgtgcttatttttttcatatatttcttcTGAACTATCATTGATCAAAAtgaacatatttatatatatataaataaaggtattgtatttatattacaaTATTGTTGCACAGACGTACAATTAACATTTTCATAACgaaatatgtaatatatatatattgttgtATTTTCTTACGTAAGACATTGATATGTTGATTCGGGTGTTGTAGATCTTCCTGGAGAGGGTTCAGTTGCAAGggttttattattcacaTATAGGGAGAtggttaaaaaaaataaaataatttgaatataaaacTTATTCATTTTCGAACTTtacaaacaaaatattaaaatatatattagtattttttGGTTAAAAATTAACAGCTCGAAAAATAAGCACAagtataattaaaattgaagctaatcattttcttcaatgaagtataaaaaacaaatatttattttaaaaaaatacaaattatttaaacgATAAAATGTACGCTTTTATCAGATTTATAagtttaatatattttatatttaaataattcaacCATACGACGTCAAAAACAAAAGCTTtgataaataatgaatatcaaatgttattattcataatttcattaatattataatatctaaaaataaataactttaattatattatataagcaccatttttaatatatatcattatgaATGCACAAgtcttatatttttataattaagctcgatttaaaatttataaaaattttcattatgtttggaattacatatattaatagaaaaaaacaatttcgTTTTTACCTAATAGAAGATCaatcatttaaaataaaaatataaaagtaagaaaataataaaaaaatatatatgtgtttcaatataattaatatacttacattaataaataaacgaccatagtaatataaatattatattaaaataattattttgacATATTTTCACATTTGTTTTACAAAATTTCTTTGATAATGGatagttttttatataaaacatatctattatattttaaatattaaaataattaatttaatatgaGAAATACagttaattttatatatcacTAAGCTActataataacaatattttttacctcataataatagtatgATCAAATTTATAGTATGagaataaaacattttgcgatttttttattacttttaacacaaattttactaaataacatttttttagcaaaattgttaattttataaaaattatttattggtattaatattgacacccatattttttgtaaattaatacaaattataagTTTCCTTTTAGTGGTAAAATAAagtatatacaaaatttaaataatggaaataaaataatgaaacaTAAAGTTGTAAaattaagaaatatatatgcataca
This genomic interval carries:
- a CDS encoding fam-a protein, which translates into the protein MNKFYIQIILFFLTISLYVNNKTLATEPSPGRSTTPESTYQCLTSEEIYEKNKHLLCTDPEETVKADEVMKEAVSQLVYHATSIDDYELFDTNPSGNTFFYKKRHKKLTNVLKIKYAIYGSDQYNELINELWDPDNVVFINTGSIKIVRVYNPNLVMVQQRYKNPFSSVHKYFYALSAKFEVSKNKTVLVMASADINDHNLSTEPYQNTIVESANLFKTDIDSEDDIRKGKLKKTFINIAGYLIEKKDGYSDITYIESVSCHAPISLKRMIRKYLYCFLPHK